The DNA region CGTCAGCTACATCGAACTACGATACAACCAGCACGGCCCGCACGGTCTGGTCGTGGGCGCCTCCGGCTCGGGCAAGAGCGAGTTCCTCATCACGCTGCTCGCGGGTCTCGCCGCGGCGAACTCCCCGGAGCTGTTGAACTTCCTGTTCGTCGACTACAAGGGCAGCGCGACGTTCAAGGACCTGCGCGCACTGCCGCACGTCGTCGGGGAGGTCTCGAACCTCAGCAGCTCCCCGGCCAGGGTGATCGGCTCGCTCGACGCGGAGCTGACCCGCCGCGAGCGGCTGTTCGCCCGCGCGGGGGCGGCCAGCCTCTCGGAGTACCGGCTTCGCGCGGCGGCGGATCCCACGCTGCCCGGGTTGGCCAGGCTCGTCGTCGTGGTCGAGGAGTTCGCCGAACTCACCAGCCGCAACGAGAAAGCCGTCGAGCAGGTCGTCAGCATCACCCGCAAGGGCCGGTCCAGCGGGGTGCACCTGATCCTCGCGACGCAGAGCGCCCGCGACATCAGCGATGCCATCGCCAACAACTGCCAGCTGCGGGTCTGCCTGCGGGTGGAGACCGCGGCCGACAGCGAACGGGTGATCAAGCGGCCGGACGCCGCATCGATCCCGGCCGAGCACCCGGGCCGGGCCTACGTGCTGCGCGCCGGGGAGCTGCGCCAGGTCCAGCCCGCGTGGTCGGCGGCGCCGTCGGGTGGGTCGTCCGCGCTGCCCGCGCGGGTGGTCCCGCTGCGGTGGGACGATCGAGGCCTGCCCGCGGCGGAATCCGTCGGGAACAAGGGCTTGCGCACCGACCTGCACGACCTCATCGCCGCCATCACCGCGGCAGCCTCCGGCAGCGGACTCGGGCCCGTGCACCGGCCGTGGCTGGACCCACTGCCCGACGTGGTGACCCTCGGGGAGCTGACCTTCGACCGGCACCGGATCCCGCTCGGCCGCCGCGACGAGCCGATGGCCCAGCGGCAGGACCAGTTCACCCTCCCGCTGGGGATCGGGAACCTGCTGATCGCGGGTGGTGCGCAGACTGGCCGCACCACCGCGCTACGAGCGATCGCCACTGGGCTCGCGCGCGCCAATTCACCGCGTGAGGCGCAGTTCCACGTCATCGACGGCGCTGGGGCACTGTCCGATCTCGGCGGGTTCCCGCACTGCGGCACCGCAGTGCGGGCCGACGAGGCGTGGCGGGTCGACCGGTTGCTCGACCGGCTTGCCGTGACCGTCCGCCAGCGGCTGGACCTGCTCGCCCAGCGCGGTGTCGCGACGCTGGACGAACTCTGGGCGGCCGACCCCGCCGCCGCGCCGCCCCACCTTGTGCTGCTGATCGACGGCACCGACATCTTCGGCGACGGGGAGCCGCGCCAGGAGCGGTTCCGGATGCTGGTGGAGGACGGGCAGCGCGTCGGACTCACCGCCTGCGTCACCGCACGCGAGACAGCCGTCAACCATCGACTCGTCAGGGCATTCGAGCACCGGCTCTGCCTGCGGATGCCCGACAACAACCGCGTCGACGCGCTCGGTCTGCCGAGGCGGTCCGATGTCACGGCGCTGCCGCCGGGACGGGCGCTGTGGAGTGCCGACGGCACCGAGGTCCAGCTCCCGGTGGTGGGCGCCGACGTGTCCGGCCGCGGCCAGCGGGCCGCGGTGCTGGCGGCGATGGCCGAGGCGCGACCGCGGTGGGCGAACGAGGAGCCCGCCGCGCTGCGGATCGATCCGCTGCCGCGCTCGGTCGGCTATTCCGACGCGGCTGCCCTGCCGGGCAAGCCGGTCGAAGGGGCGGTCCTGTTCGGTGTCGCGGGCGACGAGCTGTCCGCCCACTGGGTCGACCCGGCTGTCGCGGGTCGCGTGCTGACCGTCGCCGGACCGCGTCGCTCCGGACGCAGCGTCGCCGCGTGTTCGATGGCGATCTCGCTGTGCCGTCAGGGAAAGCGCGTGGTTCTGCTGCGTTCGCGGGTGGTCGACGCCCACGCGCATGCGCTCGGTGAGGGAGTCGACGTGGTGCAGGCGGACCAGCTCGGCGCCCTGCTGAGCGCCGGGGTCGACGCCGTGGTCGTCGACGACGCCGAGATCACCAAGGTCGCCGACGCCGACGTGTCCACCTTGACCGGCCCAGGCGGGCCGCTGCTCATCGGCGTGATCGAGCTGGAGACGTTCGTGAAGTTCTCGGCGCCGCCGCTCATCCGGGCGTTCACTGGCTCGGCTGCGGGCATCGTGCTCTCCCCTGGCCGGGCGGCGTACCTGGGCTTCCAATTCAGCCGCGACGAGGCGTTCGCGGGGCCGCCGGGGCGGGGCTACTTCATCGCGGACGGGGATCGCGTGCTGGGTCAGGTGCCATTGCCGGAGTGATCGAGCGGTGTCACCGTGAGGGTGTCGGCGATGGCGCGGAACACCGCGTCGAACTCGTCGGCCAGGTCGAGGTTCGGCGTGAGGAACGACAGCACGGCCGCCTTGCCCGATCCGTCGATCTGGAGAAAGTACTGGCGCTGCGCCGCGGGGATCCGCACTGTCCACTCTGGATGGCTCAGTACGACCTGCTCGGCGGCGAGGACGGCGGGCCCCGCCGGGAGGTCGACGCCGACGATGGTCGATCCGGCGCCCGCGCGCTTGGCCAGGCCGCGGCGGATCTCGGCGAGGCAGGACACCGGCGGGGTCATCGCGAGGACGACATTGGCGGTCAGCACGAGCGGTTGTTCGTTGTCATCGCCCACGATCGCCTCGGCGTAGCAGCCCGCCAACAGCACCTCGGCGACCGCCGACAGCCTGCGCAACTCGGCGGTCATCGGCGCCGCTGCCTGGTCGAGTACCGAGAGGTCGACCTGGTCGCCCCACTGGGCGATCGCGCCGCGCCGCACCTCGGCGGTGAGGTCCTCGGCGCGGGGATCGATGTCGAGCCAGCCGCTCGGCAGCCGGACCGTCACCGTTGCATTGGCAGCGCTCACTTGACGTCTCCCACGGCGTCGACGACTCCCTCGCCGACCGCGCTTTTGATGTCGTCCACTATCTCGTCGCGGGTTCGTTGCGGGTCGTCGGGTTCGGGCTCGCCGAACAGCTCGACGGGCGCCTTGACGCCTTCGACCAGATCGTTCCCGAGACCTATGGCCTCGACGCCGGTCCGCACATCGTGGATGACTTCGCCGTACTTCCCGGGGGACTTGGGCGCCGCTGTCACCGTCTCCCACAGGAACCGCCGCGCGACGCCGTCCAGGTGTGTGTTGTTCGAATACGACAGAGACCGCTTGACGTCGCCGAGCAGATGGCGCGCCGGGTCGATCCCGCTCGCGCTGAGCGGGCCCTTGCCGCGGAACAGGCCCGCCGACAGCACGGACGCGCCGAGGTCGACCGTCGCGCCGAGGAGCTTGTCCGCCTTCGTGGGGTCGAACGCCGTTTGCAGCATCCGGCCGTTCAGGACGGCGGACTTCAGGGCGAGGCCACCGAGGGTCAGACCGGTGTTGAGTGCCTTCCCGAGCGTCAGCCCGGCGACGAAACCCGCCGGGCCGCCGCCGATCGCGCCGCCGACGGCGCACACCACCAGGACGACCGGGGCCATCGCCATCATCACGTCGCCCACAACGGTGAGCCCGTCGAGGAAGTCGTCGAACTCCTTCGAGGTGGCGATCTCCTTGACCGTGTCCCGGCCCTTTTCGAGCAGGTTGCGCGGCTGGATACCCGCGTCGGCGGCCTCCCGCACCGCGTGTGCCGCGGCGTTCGCCGCGCCTTCCCGCAGTTCCCTGGCCTGCACGGCGAGCTTGCGCGCGGCCAGCAGCCTGCCTTCTGCGGCCATCGCGGCGCCGTGCGCCACCTCGGCCCGGTGGTCGGCGTCGTGCTGCGCGGCTCTGGCCTGGCGTGCCTGCTGGTCACTGAGTTGCGCCGTCCGGCGCAGCGTGCTCGCGGACACCACGTCCCCGGCCAACTCGGCGGGTGGGATCGCGAGTTCGGCGAGCAGCTTGCGCCCATCGGCCGCGTTCGCGGCGGTCCAGTGCTGGGTCGACTCGCCCT from Alloactinosynnema sp. L-07 includes:
- a CDS encoding WXG100 family type VII secretion target, whose protein sequence is MTALGYDPAPGDPDEVRRVAVLFGTIAENADEANQTLHRIAGGAVESVWDGATAIAFRQTLEQLCSDLTKLQVSYHDAGFALSTYAGRLADAKEIGGRAGRSAADAISERDDAQGRHDRAKGESTQHWTAANAADGRKLLAELAIPPAELAGDVVSASTLRRTAQLSDQQARQARAAQHDADHRAEVAHGAAMAAEGRLLAARKLAVQARELREGAANAAAHAVREAADAGIQPRNLLEKGRDTVKEIATSKEFDDFLDGLTVVGDVMMAMAPVVLVVCAVGGAIGGGPAGFVAGLTLGKALNTGLTLGGLALKSAVLNGRMLQTAFDPTKADKLLGATVDLGASVLSAGLFRGKGPLSASGIDPARHLLGDVKRSLSYSNNTHLDGVARRFLWETVTAAPKSPGKYGEVIHDVRTGVEAIGLGNDLVEGVKAPVELFGEPEPDDPQRTRDEIVDDIKSAVGEGVVDAVGDVK
- a CDS encoding IS3 family transposase produces the protein MRAKYAFIRSEEGNHSVVSMCRWAKVSRSGYYAWRDREPSASAQRRDALEAEIRFCFEHSDGTYGYRRVHAQLGLWGTVVDPGTVRTIMRELDLVACQPRPWRPVTTIAGDAADLPDLVRRDFTAQAPALKLVGDVTYIRTWEGWLYLATVLDCFSKKVVGYAMADHQRADLVADALRMAAATIPFRPQETIFHSDRGSQYLSREFTAVANKLGVVRSVGRTGVCFDNAWAESFNGTLKNERVNRTEYPTREHARQDIVSYIELRYNQHGPHGLVVGASGSGKSEFLITLLAGLAAANSPELLNFLFVDYKGSATFKDLRALPHVVGEVSNLSSSPARVIGSLDAELTRRERLFARAGAASLSEYRLRAAADPTLPGLARLVVVVEEFAELTSRNEKAVEQVVSITRKGRSSGVHLILATQSARDISDAIANNCQLRVCLRVETAADSERVIKRPDAASIPAEHPGRAYVLRAGELRQVQPAWSAAPSGGSSALPARVVPLRWDDRGLPAAESVGNKGLRTDLHDLIAAITAAASGSGLGPVHRPWLDPLPDVVTLGELTFDRHRIPLGRRDEPMAQRQDQFTLPLGIGNLLIAGGAQTGRTTALRAIATGLARANSPREAQFHVIDGAGALSDLGGFPHCGTAVRADEAWRVDRLLDRLAVTVRQRLDLLAQRGVATLDELWAADPAAAPPHLVLLIDGTDIFGDGEPRQERFRMLVEDGQRVGLTACVTARETAVNHRLVRAFEHRLCLRMPDNNRVDALGLPRRSDVTALPPGRALWSADGTEVQLPVVGADVSGRGQRAAVLAAMAEARPRWANEEPAALRIDPLPRSVGYSDAAALPGKPVEGAVLFGVAGDELSAHWVDPAVAGRVLTVAGPRRSGRSVAACSMAISLCRQGKRVVLLRSRVVDAHAHALGEGVDVVQADQLGALLSAGVDAVVVDDAEITKVADADVSTLTGPGGPLLIGVIELETFVKFSAPPLIRAFTGSAAGIVLSPGRAAYLGFQFSRDEAFAGPPGRGYFIADGDRVLGQVPLPE